The DNA segment TGTCTGACAACATTCATGGAAACACCTTCAAATGTGAGGCTCTGCTAACAGGGAGGACAAGCTCTTCAGACACCGCCTTTGATACAGGTACCATTTTCATTGCAGGCAAGTAGATATTTTCGTGTGAATTTCGGATCAACTTTGCTCCACAGTTCCTGAACAACCTATTACTGCTAGCATCAGCCCAACTATCCCTTCACTTCCACTAATTGGAGAGCCATACATTGTGACTTGCACTGTTTCTTTATTGCCTGGACTAACTCGCACACCAACTGCTCAGTGGCTGAAGGTTACTATGGGAGAGGAAATAAATTACCTTAATCGATCCATTCTCAATTTCGCTCCACTAAGACCCTCAGATGCTGGCAGATACCGTTGTCAGGGAAACGTCACTACTACTGTTCACTCTCAACCTCTCTCAGACAGCAACGATTTCGATTTAATTGCTCAAAGTAAGTAAAATCTTCGTACTGAGCTACTATAAACAATTCATGTTTTGCAGTACCAACACCAGGAGTGAAAATCTCAAAGTCTCCCTCTAGTTCAGCCTTGTTTGCTAACCTCAGTGTGGTAACATTTACATGTCAAGTGTCCATACATACAAACATTGATACTCCTGTCAGTTTGAGCTTGACTTGGACTCGTGAGGTTTATAGTGATGAAGATGATACAACCACTGAAGTAATCATGGTGAATAGTACAACCAAAGTAATGGAGAGAAGTTGGACCTTTAATGATTTAAGTTCAAAAGACCAGAGAGTGACTTGCAATGGAGAATTAAGTTCAGCTAGTAGGTTTATTCAAGGCAGTAGCAGTATATATGAAGACACGTTATCTGTTGCTGGTGAGTTTGCCATCTTCGATAAAACCATGATAAAGCTAATACACTATTCAGGTGTGTTTTTGATGTTCAACGGCAGTGTATTTAACGACAATATTACCTCTGTACCAGCGAGGGATGTACGTGTCATACAGTGTCACTCTGACAAGACAGATACATTTAATGAATACCAACGTGGATGGACTTTCCCTAATGGCAGCAAAGTTATGGAGACAGATGCACTGGCTATTGCAACACCCGAGGGAGGACAGCTGGCACTCACTCGACTAGGAAACACGTTCCTGCCAGCTGGAGAGTATTGTTGCAAGGCTCAGGATGCCAGAGGAACCAGCCACAccctctgtgtgcatgtggagcaAAGTCACTCAGTGTTGTTCCAGCTcagactcaccaacatcaACCACTGTCCTGACTGGGTCGTGAGTACAATATAACATTGTGTCGTTGTATTAACAAGTCTCTAATATACAGGAACAACCAGACAGGATAACTGCTGTCACTGAAGCATTGGTGTCTGAGATCCAAGGCCATTGTCAGTGTTCCTTTGCTCCTAGTGATATCCAAGAGCCATCCTTCCAATGCTTCCCGAAGTCAAACCAAGCTGTAACGTTCCGTGCTATCACTACCTCAACCTTCATTGATGATATATCACGCTGGATTGCTGACGTTGGTTTACTGAGAGTACAGATGGTTATCATACGAGTAGACAAGTCTTGTCAGGTGGAGATATCGAGCCTTGCGGACACAGAGTGCAGTGCAGGGAGCAGCGACATTGCCACTGTGGTCGGTGGAGTGGTTGGGGTGGTCATTGTGGTTGGCATTGTTGTCATAGTGATTGCTGTACTGGTGTTCAAGAGCAGGAGAGAGAAGCTAACTGTCCACAGAACAACAAAGTAAGTTTATATGCATCTCTGCTAGTTTATTGTTTATGCAATTTATTATTGTGACGTTCCCTCCCACCAGACCTGACCTACCAGGGTCACTAAAGGGTGTAGTCAGTACTGGTGAGATACAACCATACGAGATGATTGAAATGGGTCACGAATACGAGGAAGTGTCCAAGTTCCAACGAGCGGTTGGTGGAGAGTATGAGATCATTAGAGCACCCTCAcagacaactggctccgagaGCAAGACTCCTATAAAGACTGAGCCatcaccacccactccacccactccacaacCCTCACAAGCGACTAAAGCTGCCGGAAATGATATTGAGTTTACAGAGTGCGTTGCTTACAGCACAACCACCCACAGTCGCCCCCCACAGCCCACAAGCTTATGAACACTGAAATACCCTGTATGCAAACTGACTGTAAAACTGTGACGTagaattttatttttatacatttacacattaattttgtgcatcTTTTAGTTTGATCTTTAATTAATATATATGGTGTGGATTCTCGTTAAATCGTGTACTCCAGGCTACAACAGAGTATAGGAATTTAATAGTTCTTAAGATAACCTTTCCCTAGGTAAACACTGAAACTGTTTCATTCCCTACTAGAAGACAAAGTGTACAGAGACCCCTCTGAGCTGAGATACGACAACCCTTGGAGAGTGGGAGGGGCGAGACCAGAGACCACTACTACTCCACCAGTAGGAGATATACAGTAGCTGCCTCATTTCCGAGTCATCCTTTTGCCAAAAAATAATGGAATTTGTTTGATGTTAATGATGCATGAAACTGTGAATATTATAGAGTGTGCATTTTCATATGACACGACTAAACACATTTTCATGCTTACACTACACTAGCGTATTCTCCCCCCCTGGTCCGAGTGAGGATCCCCCCGCCATGAGACCGAGGGTGGGCACAGTTGCACAGTTACCACCACCCAGGGTCATCGACTACTGCTTACCAAtacttgtaccatgatgtgctctgacactaaggaatatccattgaaactctcaggatactcatcccatgtaccctagggtacattGGATGTGGTCAGCCTGAAGCCCTCCCTCTACCCTTTAAGGACCCTCTCTTTTAAAGTTAAAGAAGACTACTGAGACAAAATTTGTGGAAAGCAAAAAATGTGCGGGTGTctgaagttgtaaatgtggtttgtagtgtgtatatacagtgtctATGTATTCCCGAGAGAATACATATAACTGCCCTtggtagtacaaatccaatacacccttgatatggtacaactattacatgtgCAATGCATGTGCACCTTTGCTTTCAGGGTATTTCCTGAATACAGCTGGGTTCAGTAGCCCACATGCACTATCTATGTACCATTCCCACCACTGTGTAGACCATAAATCTTGTTTATCTACCATTGGTTTTCTTTGACATGTTTATAGCTCTGTGCTTATGTTTGTTGTGAGCATGTATTACATGTTGTGTTGTCTTGAGGCAATGTTTGTGCACTTTCAATAGCCTAGGGCTGTGATAGTTTAGGAACTCTAGCAAATGGTGCATGTTGCCTTTGCTCCATTAGTCAATCTGTTCACTGTGTGCAGTGCACCTCAGTGATAACATAGAGTGATTGTTAATTCACTTCGTTGTATTTTGATACAACAATGCGCCTTATTTTGAAGTCATAATTCAGTATAACCACCACTCCCTCGATCAGGAGAGATGGTTCTCGAGACATGCTCACTAGTATACGTACTGGTAAACCCAATGGAACCTTCTTGGTTCAACCCAAGGGTAATATGGAGGAGTCCTCAACCATGccttgtcacacacacaccatcaaaATTGTGTAAGCAGCTTTACCTAGTACATTTAACTGCACATGTAAATGTAAATGATTATACCCGCAGGCTAAATTGGTACAAATAACTGTACACTGCCAATAGTACGTCTTGCATTCTAAATGAATTATGCATCTGATTTTTGATTATTCTTTACCTATTATCCCCCGTGCAGAGATGGAGGCAGGTTCAGTGTTCTTTGTGTTTCCATCTTTTCTGGAGTCTCTCCAAGAGGCATCTTCTGCTAGTCTATCAATCTTAGTATATATCATTAGAAATGTACTGTAAGTGTTACATTAAGACAGGCAAGAGGATCCCCGTGTACAGAGACCCTGCTGAGGGGTACGGATTTGCATCACCATTCGAATTCGACTCTTTGCTCAGTTTAGTTTTGTACTATGCCACCAACACGATGGAGAAACACAACCCTGAACTAGAGACAATGCTTAGATACCCTGCATTCCATGTGGACAGGGGCCGTTAGTAACTGAACtagcagctgtacagtattgtatgtgtgtgtgcaggattCTCTTTCTATGTatgtgatgtatgtatgtgtatatgtatgtgggtgcatgtacacttttGATGTGCAATTCAGACTTCCTGTCACTGCACTATTTTCAATATCTAATttagagcatgcatgcatgaagacACAGCATGAAGAAGTTACAAGGTGACTGTGTCTCCTGGCTGGTCCTTTTGACTGGAGCTGCTCACCTCCTActagtgtgtggagagggtatGTTTTAATGCGTTCATGAACTCTGCCAGCATAGTGTAataaatattgcatgcatgcatgcaggagtgTACTTATCTCTGGGATTAACCAACTTCACCACTAACAACACTGAGATCCTCATCACTAACATTGGAGATAATGTTCGGGGTAGTCTTCCCTCTCTCATCTGTCACACTGACCTTGTGGCATGTTGTACACCCAATGAGACAATGGCAAGAGGAATTGGACTTTGGCGCTATCCAAATGGAGATCGTGTTCCTGGTGCATCAGGACCTAAGTCAGCATATCGACCCTTTGTGTCATTGAGAAATTTTCAATCCATTAAACTGGATCGGCATATAGACAGTGTTTTCTTCTCTCTTCCCCATCCCCTGAGTCCAACTGGTTCCTACTGCTGTATTATACCAACTAATGGTGGAGAAATGACCTTCTGTGCCAACTTAAGTGAGTGGTTCTGCAATACACACTATATTCTTTTAATTCCATCCACAACCCCTTCCAGTTGTGTGCCCATCTCTCCCTGCCCTGAACAATGTAATGGTCTCATACAATGACTCAACACTGGGTCtgaacactgtggccacctacacatgtgacactggctacactctcagtGGAGGcagcaccaggacttgtgggagtgatggagtgtggagtgggtcacctCCAGTGTGTCAACGTAAGTGGAATGGATTTTGTACTGTTTGTAATTTATTTCTTATTCCCATACAGAGATACTGACTTGTTCCGACCTCACTCTCATCCCCAATGGAAACATTTTTTACAGTACTGGATCTCTTGACAACAGACCTCTCTTCTCTGGAGCTACCTACAGCTGCActcctggctacactctcactggaggggaCACCACCAGGATCTGTGTGAGTGGAGGAAGGTGGAATGGGTCACCTCCAACTTGTCTAGGTCAGTTGCTATAAGTGTATACAGTAGGAgttactctataattatactcagccTGGCAATTTGCTACTAGATCAATCTCTTACTCATTTTCTCTTACAGCCATTGTTTGTCCTCCTCTACTAGCCATTACCAATGGCACGCTCTCTTACTCTCCCGATGTCACCCCTGACTATGACCTGGGAACTAAGACAATCTACACTTGTGAGGCTGGGTTCTATCTAGTTGAGGGTAATGAGGTACGAGTGTGtatggatgatgatggaatGGACACcattggagtgtggagtggccAGAAGCCAAGCTGTGTCCGTAAGTTCAGTTAGAACCGTAACAACAttctcactacacacacaggcattCAGTGTCCTCCCCTTGAGCCAATTCCCAATGGATTCATCACCTACGCTCCTGACACCACACCTGACTATGATCTGGGCACTGTGGCTACTTATAACTGTAACCATGGGTTTGTTATGGACCTCTCCCTAGGGGGATCTGAGATGAGAACCTGTGTGGATGATTATGGACTGGATGTTATTGGAGCATTTGATAGACAGGCACCAAGTTGTGTCTGTAAGTTATAGACGGGTATAGTCATTTcagcgttttcagatttttctcgtTCTAATTTGGTGGATTTGGtaaattcattagcacaataattattattttgaaaaGATGCAcatgagttttaaggttgcatggaaagtttggagtcagatataCATTTATAGTCAGATACAGATAAAAAATgagctagcttgcttagcatactttcaaaagtacattttcaTTACAAAAAAGATTTCCATAATTGTTTAAATTTTTTAATTATTAGCGCggacttaatttagcgttaatatTCGCTAAAatattcgctaaaattagtacccgttcataatagtaacattaaggtatcTGGTAGCTCCAGCTTCATGATTTTTTGTATACTGAGAGTCTGGTTTTGACGGATTATACCCattcctacatgtacagccatTGCTTGTCCTCCTCTACCGGCCATTACCAATGGCATGATCTCCTACTCTCCTGATGTCACCCCTGACTATGACCTGAGTACTGAGGCAACCTACACTTGTGAGGCTGGGTTCTATCTTGAGAGTAATGAGGTACGAGTGTGTATGGATGATGATAGAATGGATGCcattggagtgtggagtggtcaGGAGCCAAGCTGTGTCCGTAAGTTACTTGCACTGATTGAACCGATGTATTATAGTGCTAGTTTCTTGTACACATACAATTACTCTGATCACAGCCATCACTTGTCCCCGTCTCCCTGATCATAACCACACTTCAATAACCTACTCTACTGACACCACACCACCTTTCCTGATCAAAACACAAGCAATGTACACCATTAGCTGCCCTGAGGGCATGGAAAGGGACGGAGGAGATGATGTGAGGACTTGTACTGGTGATGGACGTAGtgcagtgggtgtgtggaaTGGAACTGCTCCAATCtgtacaggtataattatatttgacaACTCATTGCTCGAGTTTGCTTTTTTTACAGCTCAGAAGGTGTATCTATCTCATGGGAACACACACTACTATGCCAACAATAGTGCCACCATCATTTCAAGCATTATGACGACAGATGACACATCTTTgacctgtcacactgactcAACCACCTGCTGTAGAGGTATTGACAATGGTGACCCATCTTCAAACATGGGTACTGGAGAGTGGCTGTTTCCCAATGTAACACGTATTGTCCAGAACAGTGTCACTGGGTTCTATTTAACTAGATACCATCAAGTTATCATACTCTACCGTCAAGGTGATATCCAGACCCCACTGGGAAACTACTGCTGTAGAATACCTGACAGTGGTGGAGAGATGAGGACATTCTGTGCTAATTTTGTTGGTAAGTTTATGTTAAagaatgtaataattattgttttatgTGACAGCCAACACCATTCGATGTGATGGCTCAGTGATGGCTCCCACTAATGGGATGGTCTCATACTCTAGTCCAGTGGAGGGTGGCAGTTACAGTTACGGAACAGTTGCTACGATTACCTGTTCTACTGGTTTTGTTCTTGATGGTCCCTCAACTAGAACATGTGAGACTGAACAGGGAACATTTAGTGGTACCACCCCATCTTGTATAGGTGAGAGAATGCCATCATGTACTGTGTTTATATGCCATTACTGGTACAAAAATTACAGCAATCACCTGCTCTGCTCTCCCTGCTGTTGGGAATGGGACGATTATCTATAATTACACAACTACTCCATTTTATGACTACGAAACAACAGCTGTGTATGAGTGTGACACTGGTTATGAGGTAACCAGTGGAGACAGAGTGAGGACCTGTACTGGTGATGGTAGTAGTTCAGTGGGTCAGTGGAATGGAACTGCTGCCTTTTGTTTAGGtactacagtatatatatacgtagtaATGTATTATTTAATGCCTATTGTTATGCAATGTTGTTTGTACAGCTGATTGGGatcttatatatatatcactatatacacatacatgtgtagACATTAATGAATGCTCTGAAGATACGGATGGCTGTGATCATATCTGCACCAACACTCCTGGATCATACAACTGTGCCTGCAACTCAGGATATCGACTTGCTGCTGATAAAAGAAGATGTAAGTTAATATCTTGTAATGACCCAATGCCATTACCTTGCAATTATTATGCTAGAGTTCGGGTCACCATTATCTCTATTTATGCCTGTATAGGtgatgatattgatgagtgtagTACTGGACCCAACAACTGTGACCAAGTGTGTGCCAACACGGAGGGGTCGTTCACCTGTGCATGTGAGGCAGGATATATGCAGGATACTGACGGAGCATCATGTTCTGGTATACCTATGACAATGTAATTCATCCAAACCTACTTGTATCATATTATTTGCTAGCTCTCTGTGATGATATCACCCTCACCAACGGAATGGTGACCTATGACCCAACATCTTCTGCAAGACTGGAAGGAACTACGGCCACTCACAACTGTAATTTTGGTTACGTTCGCTCTGGTGAACGTGAGAAAATGTGTCAGTCAGACAGAACGTGGAGTGGAGAAATTGTTACTTGCAATGGTAAATTTGTGAGTAAGAACCAGTAATGTTTTCACTTTTTCTCGTGCATGTATCTATAGCCATCATCTGTCCACCTCTTGACTCTCCCTATGGCTCAATATCTTACTCTCCAAACACTTCCCTACACTTAATTGGAACACAAGCAATGCACACTCTCACTTGCCCTCCTGGAGAGAAGAGTGGAGGAGGTGTGAGGATTTGTATGGGTGATGGACGTAGTACTGTGGGGGCGTGGACTGGAACTGCTCCGATCTGTGCAGGTTAAAAATGCACAAAAAAAATACGTGATCATCAATGTATCTACACATGTAGACATTGATGAATGCTCTGGTACTGCTTATGGCTGTGATCACATCTGCACCAACACTCCTGGATCATACACCTGCGACTGCAACTCAGGATATCGACTTGCTGCTGATGGAAGAGGATGTAAGTAGTTACTATATGGGTAGTTTGGGATCAGTAATTATTGTTTATGTAAAGGTGATGATGTTGATGAGTGTGCTGGACCCAACATCTGCCAGCAAGTGTGTGCCAACACTGAGGGATCATTCACCTGTGGATGTGAGGCAGGATATGTGCTGAACAGTGACAGAGCATCATGTTTTGGTATAAATGCACTACTTGTATGGACTTCATTTACTATAGTTACATTCTCACAGCAATCACCTGCTCTGCTCTCACTGTTATTGGGAATGGGATGATTGTCTACTCCAGTGACAGGACAAAGTCCCATGACTATGGAACAACAGCTATGTATGAGTGTGACCCTGGGTATGAGATAACAGGTGGAGACAGTGAGAGGACCTGTACTGGTGATAGTAGCAGTCCTAGTGGCCTGTGGGATGGAACTGCTCCTCAATGTCCACGTATGTTTATGATATTGTATTTGTCGTGTCATATGATaacgtacacacatacacagctgtgGACTGTGGGACTCCTCCGTCTATTACCAATGGATCTCCTGGGATACCAACAACCACAACATTCACAGAGACAGTGACCTACAGCTGTGATGATGGCTATGCACTCTTTGGGATTGCTACTAGTACTTGTCTGGCAAATGCAACCTGGAGCAGTCCACCAGAATgtagaggtataattattataattatgtacacattcGTTTGTGCAACCATAATCATACCTGTATTGATTTGCTGTGAGTATATAAAAAACTCTTGACTGTCAGCCTTTAATTTTAAAATAAATTGGCATTTCTATGGTTTCTTTAAGCCTTTTAATAATGTTTCTTGGTTTTCAGCTTATTAACTGATTGTATacttattacagccactgtaaCTGCAATGGCCTGTACTGATCTGATGGATCTAGTCAATGGAGATTTTGCTTACAATATGGACGacagaccagtggacactgtggccacctatacctgtgacactggctacactctcaatggaggcagtACCAGGACTTGTAagagtgatggaatgtggagtggatCGGATCCAACGTGTTATGGTTGGTGGCTTTAATAGTTATCGAGCAATATTGAATGTTGTTTTCTCCTGCAGCTATTGAGTGTCCTCCTCTACCGACCATTACCAATGTCACGATCTCCTACTCTCCTGATGTCACCTCTGACTATGACCTGGGAACTGAGGCAACCTACACTTGTGAGGCTGGGTTCTATCTTGAGGGTAATGAGGTACGAGTGTGtatggatgatgatggaatGGACACcattggagtgtggagtggtcaGGAGGCAAGCTGTGTCCGTAAGTTATCATGCAAGGGAATATTTTCCACTATGTTAGCTGTATACATTActggtcctataattatatctccgCGTGACCATGCATAATATTGATTGAAGGCTGGTTCTTGTTCCCCAGTCGTCCCCCCTCCTGTACGCTCAGTGTTGTTCCAACTcagactcaccaacatcaACAACTGTCCTGACTGGGTGGTGAGTGCTACTTACAACTAAAGCAAACTAAATAATTGTTTTATGCAGGACCAGGATGGGAGGATAGAAGCTGTGATGAGTGCGTTTGCTGTCGAGGTTGAGAGtcactgtgggtgtggtttctcaAGTATGGTAATGACTGCCCCTCTCTTCCGCTGCTTCCCTGGGTCGGACAGAGCTGTCACATTCCGAGCCACTCTAACTGATTCCAGGCTCCTTACTCCCATACAGGCCTGGATACAAACCAATGGATTCATTCCCATTCAGAATGTACTGATTAAGGTGGACAAGTCTTGTCCGGTACAGATCTCGAGCCTTACAGACATAGAGTGCACCAATCAGCCTGCTGCTGCAGGGAGCAGTGACCTAGCCGCTGTGGTCGGTGGAGTGGTGGGAGTGGTCATTGTCCTTATTATTGTGGTTGGCATTACGATTGTTGTCATAGTGATTGCTGTACTGGTGTTCAAGAACAGGAGAGAGAAGCTAACAGTCAACAAAACATCAAAGTGAGTCAATCAAAAATGTTATTATGCTGTGTACTTACAGTTTATTGTGTCACAAAGGTTATGCGATTCTGCAATTTACTATCCTGCTATttcctccccctccctccagaCATGATCTACCACCAGTGTCGCTAAAGGATGTGGTCAGCACTGGTGAGATACAATCATACGAGATGATTGAAATGGGTCACGAATACGAGGAAGTGTCCAAGTTCCAACGAGCCGTTGCTGGAGAGTATGAGATCATTGGTGGAGCACCCTCAcagacaactggctccgagaGCAAGGCTGCTATAAAGACTGAGTCatcaccacccactccacccactccacccacaccacaaccCTCACAAGTGACTAAAACTGCTGGAAATGATATTGAGTTTACAGAGTGCGTTGCTTACAGCACGACCACCCACAgtcaccccccacagcctacAGGTTTATGAACTTATGAACATGAAACTGCAAACTGATAGAAATACTGTTGACTGCTCTAGCAATGATACGCATTTGCTTGTATTTGCATTTGTATTTGcatatttgcatgcatgggcctTTTTTGGTTATTACAAATTTATTTGGTCTGCATTTGCATTTACACGTTCTTGCATGGGTAATGTCATCACCAGCCCTTCGTGAATACGAAGTTTCCTCAT comes from the Halichondria panicea chromosome 4, odHalPani1.1, whole genome shotgun sequence genome and includes:
- the LOC135335178 gene encoding P-selectin-like, with product MYCKCYIKTGKRIPVYRDPAEGYGFASPFEFDSLLSLVLYYATNTMEKHNPELETMLRYPAFHVDRGRVYLSLGLTNFTTNNTEILITNIGDNVRGSLPSLICHTDLVACCTPNETMARGIGLWRYPNGDRVPGASGPKSAYRPFVSLRNFQSIKLDRHIDSVFFSLPHPLSPTGSYCCIIPTNGGEMTFCANLIVCPSLPALNNVMVSYNDSTLGLNTVATYTCDTGYTLSGGSTRTCGSDGVWSGSPPVCQQILTCSDLTLIPNGNIFYSTGSLDNRPLFSGATYSCTPGYTLTGGDTTRICVSGGRWNGSPPTCLAIVCPPLLAITNGTLSYSPDVTPDYDLGTKTIYTCEAGFYLVEGNEVRVCMDDDGMDTIGVWSGQKPSCVRIQCPPLEPIPNGFITYAPDTTPDYDLGTVATYNCNHGFVMDLSLGGSEMRTCVDDYGLDVIGAFDRQAPSCVSIACPPLPAITNGMISYSPDVTPDYDLSTEATYTCEAGFYLESNEVRVCMDDDRMDAIGVWSGQEPSCVPITCPRLPDHNHTSITYSTDTTPPFLIKTQAMYTISCPEGMERDGGDDV
- the LOC135335179 gene encoding sushi, von Willebrand factor type A, EGF and pentraxin domain-containing protein 1-like; translated protein: MPSSITCSALPAVGNGTIIYNYTTTPFYDYETTAVYECDTGYEVTSGDRVRTCTGDGSSSVGQWNGTAAFCLDINECSEDTDGCDHICTNTPGSYNCACNSGYRLAADKRRCDDIDECSTGPNNCDQVCANTEGSFTCACEAGYMQDTDGASCDDVDECAGPNICQQVCANTEGSFTCGCEAGYVLNSDRASCFAITCSALTVIGNGMIVYSSDRTKSHDYGTTAMYECDPGYEITGGDSERTCTGDSSSPSGLWDGTAPQCPPVDCGTPPSITNGSPGIPTTTTFTETVTYSCDDGYALFGIATSTCLANATWSSPPECRAY
- the LOC135335082 gene encoding uncharacterized protein LOC135335082, translating into MEHKQFTPIIIVLSAGITCSALINVINGTINYPSGTTAPYDYETTATYQCNNGHVFTSGDSVRTCTGDGSTPSGQWDGAAPRCPPVDCGTPPSITNGSPGIPTTTTFTGTVTYSCNDGYALFGIATSICQANATWSRPPECRGITIGGIQSGVPILIGDSVTINCITDSPADSIVLLQDDQPLYGTHQSTILLYTIPLVSDNIHGNTFKCEALLTGRTSSSDTAFDTGTIFIAVPEQPITASISPTIPSLPLIGEPYIVTCTVSLLPGLTRTPTAQWLKVTMGEEINYLNRSILNFAPLRPSDAGRYRCQGNVTTTVHSQPLSDSNDFDLIAQIPTPGVKISKSPSSSALFANLSVVTFTCQVSIHTNIDTPVSLSLTWTREVYSDEDDTTTEVIMVNSTTKVMERSWTFNDLSSKDQRVTCNGELSSASRFIQGSSSIYEDTLSVAGVFLMFNGSVFNDNITSVPARDVRVIQCHSDKTDTFNEYQRGWTFPNGSKVMETDALAIATPEGGQLALTRLGNTFLPAGEYCCKAQDARGTSHTLCVHVEQSHSVLFQLRLTNINHCPDWVEQPDRITAVTEALVSEIQGHCQCSFAPSDIQEPSFQCFPKSNQAVTFRAITTSTFIDDISRWIADVGLLRVQMVIIRVDKSCQVEISSLADTECSAGSSDIATVVGGVVGVVIVVGIVVIVIAVLVFKSRREKLTVHRTTKPDLPGSLKGVVSTGEIQPYEMIEMGHEYEEVSKFQRAVGGEYEIIRAPSQTTGSESKTPIKTEPSPPTPPTPQPSQATKAAGNDIEFTECVAYSTTTHSRPPQPTSL
- the LOC135335180 gene encoding uncharacterized protein LOC135335180, coding for MACTDLMDLVNGDFAYNMDDRPVDTVATYTCDTGYTLNGGSTRTCKSDGMWSGSDPTCYAIECPPLPTITNVTISYSPDVTSDYDLGTEATYTCEAGFYLEGNEVRVCMDDDGMDTIGVWSGQEAGSCSPVVPPPVRSVLFQLRLTNINNCPDWVDQDGRIEAVMSAFAVEVESHCGCGFSSMVMTAPLFRCFPGSDRAVTFRATLTDSRLLTPIQAWIQTNGFIPIQNVLIKVDKSCPVQISSLTDIECTNQPAAAGSSDLAAVVGGVVGVVIVLIIVVGITIVVIVIAVLVFKNRREKLTVNKTSKHDLPPVSLKDVVSTGEIQSYEMIEMGHEYEEVSKFQRAVAGEYEIIGGAPSQTTGSESKAAIKTESSPPTPPTPPTPQPSQVTKTAGNDIEFTECVAYSTTTHSHPPQPTGL